The sequence below is a genomic window from Theobroma cacao cultivar B97-61/B2 chromosome 6, Criollo_cocoa_genome_V2, whole genome shotgun sequence.
AGAATGATAGCAGAAGGGCGGTGCTGTGGCAGAGTTTTGATTATCCCACAAATACTATGCTTCCATTCATGAAACTTGGATTAAGTTTCAAAACTGGTCTGAACCGATTCCTGACGTCTTGGAAGTCACCAGATGATCCAGGAATTGGAGATTTTTCCTACAGGATCGACCCCAGTGGGTTTCCTCAATTGTCTTTGTACAAGGGTTCGGCTCTTTGGTGGCGAAGCGGGACATGGACCGGGCAAAGATGGAGTGGTGTACCTGAAATGACAAGAAACTACATATTTAATGTTTCCTTCGTTAACACTGATGATGAAGTATCAATCACGTATGGGGTGACTAACGCCTCTATCATCACAAGAATGATAACCAATGAAACGGGAATTCAAGAAAGATTTACATGGAGTAATCAAGCGCGTAAATGGATTGGATTTTGGTCAGCCCCAAAGGAGCAGTGTGATTTGTACGGCCATTGTGGGCCAAACGGTTACTGTAACCCAGATAACTCAGATCGTTTCGAGTGCACTTGTTTCCCCGGATTCGAACCCAAGTCACCCCAAGAATGGTATATACGAAATGGGGCAGGAGGATGCGTGAGGAAGGGTAATGTCTCCGCCACGTGTCGAAATGGAGAAGGGTTCGTGAAGGTGGCACGTGTTAAGGTGCCCAACACTTCGGCGGCACGTGTGGACATGAGTTTGGGATTGAAACTCTGCGAGGAGAAGTGCTTGAGAGATTGTTCTTGCGTGGCTTATGCTGGTGCATACTATGAGAGCAAGGGAGGGATTGGCTGCTTGACGTGGCACGGGGATTTGGTTGATGCAAGGACATATACAGCTGCGGGACAAGATCTTTACATACGGGTGGATGCAGATGAGTTGGGTATGCATCTATGTTCAACTGCCTTTTGGAAACAAATACAGTATCTACTAGCAAATATCTACATGCCAGTTGCAGCTAAGTTACTCCCTTAGCTGTCAGGAATTGACTTCTCGAAGATTGAATTAATTAAGACATTAACTTCTGAATAGGACCCACTACATGAACTTTCTGGTCAATAAACAGATATTTTTACTGTCAGTAAAAATTATCCAGGAAATTGCTTTTGCAAAGTGGCTGCAGTCTAGAACTTAGCCAGGCCAGGCTTCTCTGTTATCATTTCTGTCAGAATTACTTTCGTGTTTGGTTTCTTCCATTtgcaatataattacacatcatatcttccttcttcttgttAGCTCGCTACACAAAGAAAGGTCCACTTCAAAAGAAGGGAGTACTTGCAGTCATCATAGTTTCTGCTGCTGTAGTGTTTCTCATTGTCGTCGCCTTTTTGTCTTGGTTGGtgagaaggaaaagaagaggTACCATATTGCTTCCActgtttttatttgttaaaccTCTTTTTTATTCACATTTTAATCTTGCCAAATAAGATTTTGCAACTAAATTGACTTCACGTTATGTAGAGAGCAATTGGCTTAATCATGGTGCTGTATTTGACACCAGGAAACAGAAGACAAAGCAGAAATCCCTTTAGCTTTGCCGGAAGTTCATCATTGTTCGAAGACTCTGTAGATGGAAAGGACATTGACGAGAGCAGAAGAAACGCAGACTTACCATTCTTCGATTTGAGCACCATAGCTGCAGCCACAAATAATTTCTCTTCTGACAATAAACTTGGACAAGGTGGCTTCGGCACTGTTTACAAGGTAATTTGTCTTAATATCTGTGTCCACGTGCAAAGTCTCCTTTTAGTCCATTGTTAGAGGAAATTGTGTTTGCAGGGTCTGCTCTTcaatagaaaagaaatagcAGTGAAAAGACTATCAAAGCACTCAGGGCAGGGAGTAGAAGAGTTTAAGAATGAAATTGTGCTAATCGCGAAACTTCAGCACAGGAATCTTGTAAGGATCCTGGGTTGTTGCATTGAGGGTGAAGAGAAGTTGTTAATCTATGAATATTTACCAAATAAAAGCTTGGATTCTATTATATTTGGTATGTCTTCTTTCTCGTACGCCAACTAATTCAATATTTAGCTCTGCATGATTcgatttcaaaaatttgatttCGAATCCAGATGAAACGAAAAGATCATCGTTGGACTGGAAAAAGCGAATCGAAATAATTTGTGGGGTTGCTCGAGGAATATTGTATCTCCATCAGGATTCAAGGTTGAGAATCATTCATAGAGATCTGAAGGCCAGCAATGTCTTACTGGATGCTGCAATGAACCCAAAAATTTCAGATTTTGGCATGGCCAGAATATTTGGAGGAGACCAAATTGAAGGAAATACGAATCGCGTAGTTGGAACATAGTAAGCGTTGCATTTGCAATGTTGCAGACAAGTTCTGCTACAGATTCCAAACCAAGTTCTaacaatttcctttttctgttATGTGATTTCAGTGGTTACATGTCCCCAGAATATGCAATGGAAGGACACTTTTCGATGAAGTCTGATGTGTACAGCTTTGGAGTCCTGCTGTTAGAGATCATAACCGGCAGAAAGAACAGCGATGATTATCCCGATAGCCCGTCTTCAAATCTAGTCGGGCATGTAAGTGAACAGATTTCAACCATAAACTCTTCCAAGTTTCagcaattaaaatttttcccaCTTAATCTTGACGACACAAATTTGTTCCAGGTTTGGGAATTATGGAAACATGACAGAGCCATGGAGGTCGTTGATTCAACATTAGGTGACTCGTGTCCTGCTAATGAATTCTTGAAATGCATCCAAATCGGTTTACTGTGCGTGCAAGAACATGCAACCGATCGACCCACGATGTCAACTGTTGTGTTTATGTTGGGTAATGAAACGGTTCTTGCTCCCCCGAAACAACCAGCATTCATCATGAAGAAAGCTCGCAAAGGGGACGAGACATGGAGTAGCGAAGGCACAAGCTCTGTAAATGATGTTACAGTCACCATGGTTCAAGCTCGTTAGAGGAATATATAGGCTAAGCTCTTGGAGATTTAAGTACAGAATATGGAGCTATAAGGTTGTAGCAGTCCTCCTTAGTCAGAACTTTAGCTATCTCTTAACCTGATTCAAACTAGattgtatatttttatttttttgtattttctaTGTACAATATTAGAAATAACAGAATAACATAGGtatattattgaaaaatatatatatttaaaaaatgaaat
It includes:
- the LOC18597010 gene encoding G-type lectin S-receptor-like serine/threonine-protein kinase At1g11410, with product MNPVDWLVRILLLFFLSHLSFSADTITIDHFIKDGKVIVSGGKIFALGFFSPGSSRNRYVGIWYNQVSEKTVVWVANREKPLDDSSGILSIDSRGNLALFQRNQAHPVWSTNVSITGTGNSIAQLLDSGNLVLLQNDSRRAVLWQSFDYPTNTMLPFMKLGLSFKTGLNRFLTSWKSPDDPGIGDFSYRIDPSGFPQLSLYKGSALWWRSGTWTGQRWSGVPEMTRNYIFNVSFVNTDDEVSITYGVTNASIITRMITNETGIQERFTWSNQARKWIGFWSAPKEQCDLYGHCGPNGYCNPDNSDRFECTCFPGFEPKSPQEWYIRNGAGGCVRKGNVSATCRNGEGFVKVARVKVPNTSAARVDMSLGLKLCEEKCLRDCSCVAYAGAYYESKGGIGCLTWHGDLVDARTYTAAGQDLYIRVDADELARYTKKGPLQKKGVLAVIIVSAAVVFLIVVAFLSWLVRRKRRGNRRQSRNPFSFAGSSSLFEDSVDGKDIDESRRNADLPFFDLSTIAAATNNFSSDNKLGQGGFGTVYKGLLFNRKEIAVKRLSKHSGQGVEEFKNEIVLIAKLQHRNLVRILGCCIEGEEKLLIYEYLPNKSLDSIIFDETKRSSLDWKKRIEIICGVARGILYLHQDSRLRIIHRDLKASNVLLDAAMNPKISDFGMARIFGGDQIEGNTNRVVGTYGYMSPEYAMEGHFSMKSDVYSFGVLLLEIITGRKNSDDYPDSPSSNLVGHVWELWKHDRAMEVVDSTLGDSCPANEFLKCIQIGLLCVQEHATDRPTMSTVVFMLGNETVLAPPKQPAFIMKKARKGDETWSSEGTSSVNDVTVTMVQAR